The nucleotide sequence TGGATGGATATTACCTTTATTGGTATTTTATTCAAATCAGGATCCTTTTTAGACACCCTTTTGGGTAAAGAAAAAAAACGATATACCCTTTATTGGAAATTTGAGACTTTTATGTTACCTTTTTGGGCAATTTGGCCTTTACATGATGAGGTCACTGGGTATATTCAATAGAAGGAATCAAACGTTTATTGCACACGGATTACTGTTTGAACATGCTAAATACAGTAGAATTTGTTACGTGTTTTGTTTACCATTTGTTGAAATTGTTTAATGTGATAAAAAGTTGGTTTAATTGTAAGTCTTCGATGTGTTGTGTAAAGTTTTGTTTGAAATGTGTTTGTAGAAGTTGCTGTTGGCAATATTGTGAGGCGTGTATTACATATAATTAGGGAAGAGGATGTTTCGCTTACAACATCTGCGATTGGTGGGTTGAGTTTATCGGTTGTTAGTGATGATGAAAACGATGGCGAACGAGACGATTATCCGGTTTTATCGGCGGCTTCTGTTGCTGCGGCTGCTCGAAACGCTCTCAGAGCTCCATCGTTGCAGGCTGTTTTAGATGACGTGCCTCATTCTGCTGCaattcatcattcttgttcttCTGCAGATGATTCTGAAGAAAAAACCAAATGTTAGTTAATTATAGATTATGTCCTTAAGTTGTATACGTTTAATTTGTTGATGGTTGTGTTTTTATTATACCACAGCCGCGGATAAAAATTCAAGCAGTAGAAAGCTAAAGCATAATGTTATTGAGGCAGTTAATGAACTTATTCAAGATATTACCACTTGTCATGAGCTGATAGCTGAGCAAGCAGTCGAGCATATTCATCATAAGTATTCTCTCTATAACTTTCTTAAAAGAATTAATACAGTAATATGTTACGAACCTATATGTCTTTTCTTTGACTTGTATACGCAACTTTGACTTGTATACGCAACTTTGACTTGGTTATAGTTTTCTGTTTCTTGCTATTTTAAACAAGTTAAAAAGAGGTTATGTGTGAAATAGTACAAATGATGTGCTGTAAAATAGTAcagtgaagatcaagaagacataaAGATAATGAAATAGACTAACCCAAAAGGCAGTAATTTAAGTATTGGTCTTAAAATTTACATATATTATTTCGATTCTAACATTGAATAATATATACAGTGAGGTCATATTGACTTTAGGAAGTTCAAGAACTGTCATCGAATTTCTTTGTGCTGCAAAGGAGAAAAAGAGATCATTTAGAGTTTTTGTAGCAGAAGGTGCTCCAAGGTCATTATGTTATTTTCATCTTATGAAGTTTTTTAAGAAGTTAGAAATGTAATATCCATTTTGCGCTTTTCTGTTAATATGCTATTTACATTTGAGATAACAAATAGGTACGAAGGGCATATTCTTGCTAAGGAATTGGTCGATAGGGGACTACAAACAACTGTTATTACTGATTCAGCTGTATTTGCAATGATTTCTCGTGTGAACATGGTATGCAAAAAACACAATAATTTCTTTATCACGAACATCAAACAAATAGTCTTGTAACTTTGAGTTTGATGATAAATTTGTAAATAGGTTATTGTTGGGGCTCATGCCGTCATGGCAAACGGCGGAGTAATTGCACCTGTTG is from Rutidosis leptorrhynchoides isolate AG116_Rl617_1_P2 chromosome 10, CSIRO_AGI_Rlap_v1, whole genome shotgun sequence and encodes:
- the LOC139871981 gene encoding uncharacterized protein; amino-acid sequence: MPDTHALVNDFLNKLKKRKIEGSKATARLTAELLRTVISQQRLPNTNQAAALVDAIKAIGEKLVAANPVEVAVGNIVRRVLHIIREEDVSLTTSAIGGLSLSVVSDDENDGERDDYPVLSAASVAAAARNALRAPSLQAVLDDVPHSAAIHHSCSSADDSEEKTKSADKNSSSRKLKHNVIEAVNELIQDITTCHELIAEQAVEHIHHNEVILTLGSSRTVIEFLCAAKEKKRSFRVFVAEGAPRYEGHILAKELVDRGLQTTVITDSAVFAMISRVNMVIVGAHAVMANGGVIAPVGLNMVALAAQRHAVPFVVLAGIHKLCPLYPHKPEVLLNELKTPSDLLDFGEFSDCMDSATGTGSPLLHVVNPAFDYVPPKLVSLFITDTGGHNPSYMYRLIADYYSADDLVLQRKPAS